The Acidicapsa acidisoli genome contains a region encoding:
- a CDS encoding sugar porter family MFS transporter translates to MHGPSLPAAPHSSSVTPRRSLYIWGIALIAALGGLLFGYDWVVIGGARQFYEVYFHLTSASLIGWANSCALVGCLLGSLAAGTLADRYGRRRILFAAAVLFAVSSVLTGWAWSFHAFIFWRILGGTAIGLSSNVSPLYIAEISPAAHRGRLVSLNQFAIVVGILLAQIVNWRLARPVPTGLPAHLLLQTWNVQYGWRWMFTAVAAPAVVFTLASLFIPESPRWLCGIGRARQAHAILERIGGPDYARAEIAGIESAQRSDAALPQSSWRELLFPAFRKILLVGIALAALQQWTGINILFNYAAEVYRSAGYGANDIFLNIVITGTINLVFTVLAMVLVDRLGRRLMMLAGCIGIGVSHLFCAWAYHAQWRGTAVLLLTLSAIACYALTLAPVTWVLIAEIFPRRIRSQGVSTAVSALWIASFLLTYTFPLLMQLEGTAGIFLTYGVICLVGFVFVAALVPETKGRTLEQIGADVTQA, encoded by the coding sequence ATGCACGGTCCCTCACTACCCGCCGCTCCTCATTCCTCCTCGGTCACGCCGCGGCGTAGCCTCTACATCTGGGGCATCGCCCTGATTGCTGCATTGGGTGGTCTGCTCTTCGGCTATGACTGGGTCGTCATCGGAGGCGCCCGGCAGTTTTACGAGGTCTACTTCCACCTCACCTCCGCCTCTCTGATCGGATGGGCGAACAGTTGCGCCCTGGTCGGATGCCTGCTCGGTTCTCTTGCCGCAGGAACCCTCGCCGACCGCTATGGGCGTCGCCGCATTCTCTTCGCCGCAGCCGTACTCTTCGCTGTCTCCTCTGTACTGACTGGCTGGGCTTGGTCCTTTCACGCCTTCATCTTCTGGCGCATCCTCGGCGGCACCGCCATCGGTCTCAGCTCCAATGTCTCGCCCCTCTACATTGCCGAGATCAGCCCTGCAGCCCATCGCGGACGCCTGGTCAGCCTCAACCAGTTCGCCATCGTCGTTGGTATCCTTCTCGCTCAGATCGTCAATTGGCGCCTAGCCCGCCCAGTGCCCACTGGCCTGCCGGCCCACTTGCTGCTCCAGACCTGGAACGTGCAGTACGGATGGCGCTGGATGTTCACCGCAGTCGCCGCGCCTGCGGTCGTCTTCACCCTCGCTTCGCTTTTCATCCCAGAGAGCCCCCGCTGGCTCTGCGGCATCGGCCGCGCCCGCCAAGCCCATGCGATCCTCGAGCGCATTGGTGGCCCCGACTACGCCCGCGCCGAAATAGCCGGCATCGAATCCGCGCAGCGCTCCGACGCCGCGTTGCCACAATCTTCCTGGCGCGAGCTTCTTTTCCCCGCGTTTCGCAAAATCCTCCTCGTGGGCATCGCGCTCGCTGCGCTCCAGCAGTGGACCGGCATCAACATCCTCTTCAACTACGCGGCCGAGGTCTATCGAAGCGCAGGCTACGGAGCCAACGACATATTCCTCAATATCGTCATCACCGGCACCATTAACCTTGTCTTCACTGTGCTCGCCATGGTCCTCGTCGACCGCCTTGGCCGCCGCCTCATGATGCTCGCCGGCTGCATTGGCATCGGAGTCTCCCATCTTTTCTGCGCCTGGGCCTACCACGCCCAATGGCGCGGCACAGCGGTCCTCCTGCTCACCCTGAGCGCGATTGCCTGCTATGCCCTCACCCTGGCGCCCGTCACCTGGGTCCTGATCGCCGAGATATTTCCCCGCCGCATCCGCTCGCAAGGCGTCTCCACTGCCGTCAGTGCCCTGTGGATCGCCTCCTTCCTTCTCACCTATACTTTTCCCCTCCTGATGCAGCTTGAGGGCACAGCCGGCATCTTCCTCACTTACGGCGTCATCTGTCTGGTTGGCTTTGTTTTCGTCGCTGCCTTAGTTCCTGAGACCAAAGGACGCACCCTCGAGCAGATCGGCGCTGACGTCACCCAAGCCTGA
- the galK gene encoding galactokinase yields the protein MQVETAAESLDPLSSDCGYDQQYFAPGRVNLIGEHTDYTGGLVLPMAIPFQSTASIATNCNSAYEFTSNHFSTQRRLHLDEEVNAIGDWSDYCVGVLQQLRNRGIEIAPFRLHIGGNVPIGAGLSSSASIEVATIMALLAHAKATMAVEEMAILCRRAENEFVGSPCGIMDQFVILAAHSAHALLLHTSSLRNEHLSLQSKHLSETRIIVVNSMVKHSIAAGDYGVRRREVESGQQILREHFPELADLGQASLGQLETRRASMSPESYRRCRHIISENDRVRGARAAILADDPGLLGDLMTRSHVSQRDDFACSCEEIDFLVDCALRQPGCFGARLTGGGFGGCTVNLVAADHAEAFVAAVTRDYKGAFKIDAASYVCEAAAGAVAQNSSSDCL from the coding sequence GTGCAAGTTGAGACTGCAGCAGAATCGTTAGATCCTCTATCGTCAGATTGCGGGTACGATCAGCAATACTTTGCCCCCGGTCGGGTCAACCTCATCGGTGAACATACCGACTACACGGGCGGCCTGGTTTTGCCGATGGCGATCCCATTTCAAAGTACCGCCTCCATCGCTACGAATTGCAATTCCGCGTATGAATTCACAAGTAACCACTTTTCCACGCAACGCCGCCTGCATCTCGATGAAGAGGTTAACGCGATCGGCGATTGGAGTGATTACTGTGTAGGAGTACTCCAACAACTGAGGAATCGCGGCATCGAGATCGCGCCGTTTCGCCTTCACATCGGAGGCAACGTTCCTATAGGGGCCGGGTTGAGCTCATCCGCCTCGATTGAGGTGGCTACCATCATGGCGCTTCTGGCGCATGCCAAGGCGACAATGGCGGTCGAAGAGATGGCCATCCTTTGCCGTCGAGCGGAGAATGAGTTTGTGGGATCGCCATGCGGGATCATGGACCAGTTTGTCATCCTTGCCGCGCATTCTGCTCATGCGCTCTTGTTGCATACCAGCAGTCTTCGTAATGAGCATCTGTCGCTACAGAGCAAACATCTTTCTGAAACCCGGATCATCGTCGTGAACTCCATGGTGAAGCACTCCATCGCTGCCGGCGATTATGGTGTGCGGCGGCGTGAAGTTGAGTCGGGCCAACAAATTCTGCGAGAACACTTTCCGGAGCTTGCCGATCTTGGCCAGGCGTCCTTGGGACAGCTGGAGACTCGCAGGGCGTCAATGTCTCCGGAAAGCTATCGTCGTTGCCGCCACATCATTTCTGAAAACGATCGCGTGCGAGGCGCAAGGGCAGCGATCCTGGCCGATGACCCAGGTCTGCTTGGCGATTTGATGACGCGTTCCCACGTAAGTCAACGGGACGATTTCGCTTGCTCATGCGAAGAAATCGACTTTCTAGTCGATTGTGCGCTCAGGCAACCCGGCTGTTTTGGTGCGAGGCTAACCGGAGGAGGATTCGGCGGATGCACGGTCAATCTTGTAGCTGCTGATCACGCAGAAGCGTTTGTTGCCGCCGTGACCCGCGACTACAAAGGCGCCTTCAAGATAGACGCCGCCTCCTACGTCTGCGAAGCTGCGGCTGGCGCCGTGGCTCAAAACTCATCAAGCGACTGCTTGTGA
- a CDS encoding CBM35 domain-containing protein — MADAGDGDYYVALYNFTAFPDRVDVRWSDLGFKNAIAVRDIWNHTELGAFPGEFSTMVLGHGARLLKVTPFGEIEHLPAGVSYEAEAATLTGSAAPAPCPACSGGVKVGNIGGASQVIFNNVSVRKSGIYRMQIDAMTQGPRTLEYSVNGAAAESLNMGGGSYLLPQSSTVPVALNSGNNTITFLNPSGYGADLDRIVISGDGKEPAPTFTTYEAEGAQLAGTAGFNYSTRASGGAYVGSFGAGSANTISFNNVTAAATGTYQLEIDYVTDGPRTVYVSINGATPLQLTFNGNNWYDPVPYVLPVQLLAGTNTIVFSNPNPTGYAPGIDVIIVSAGADTAPQIASDSARCRRTATLSDTTPGAILYYTTDGTTPTQNSTVYTSPILVPKGATLRAIALAPAYPPSGVAVAAFPSTDDDTSGTCE, encoded by the coding sequence ATTGCCGATGCCGGCGACGGCGACTACTACGTCGCTCTCTACAACTTCACCGCCTTCCCCGACCGCGTGGATGTGCGCTGGAGCGATCTGGGCTTCAAAAACGCCATTGCCGTGCGCGACATCTGGAATCACACCGAACTGGGCGCATTTCCGGGCGAATTCAGCACCATGGTTCTCGGCCACGGCGCGCGCCTTCTCAAGGTCACTCCCTTCGGCGAAATCGAGCATCTACCAGCTGGCGTCTCCTATGAGGCAGAGGCAGCTACGCTCACCGGCTCTGCAGCACCCGCTCCCTGCCCCGCCTGCTCCGGAGGCGTCAAAGTCGGCAATATCGGCGGCGCCAGCCAGGTCATCTTCAACAATGTTTCCGTGCGCAAGAGCGGCATTTACCGCATGCAGATTGATGCCATGACACAGGGCCCGCGTACCCTTGAGTACTCAGTCAATGGCGCCGCGGCTGAATCCCTCAACATGGGTGGCGGGAGCTACCTGCTGCCGCAAAGCTCCACAGTCCCCGTCGCGCTCAACTCCGGCAACAACACCATCACGTTTCTGAATCCCTCCGGCTACGGCGCCGACCTCGACCGCATTGTCATCTCCGGCGACGGCAAGGAACCCGCGCCCACCTTCACCACCTACGAGGCCGAAGGCGCGCAGCTCGCCGGCACCGCAGGCTTCAATTACAGCACCCGCGCCTCCGGAGGCGCCTATGTCGGCAGCTTCGGCGCCGGCTCCGCCAACACCATTAGCTTTAACAACGTCACCGCTGCAGCCACCGGTACGTATCAACTCGAAATTGACTATGTTACCGATGGCCCACGCACCGTCTATGTATCCATCAACGGCGCGACACCGCTGCAGCTCACCTTCAACGGCAACAACTGGTACGACCCTGTGCCTTACGTTTTGCCCGTGCAACTGCTCGCCGGCACCAATACCATCGTCTTCTCCAACCCCAATCCCACCGGCTACGCTCCCGGCATCGACGTCATCATCGTCTCCGCCGGAGCCGACACCGCTCCGCAAATCGCTTCTGATTCCGCACGCTGCCGCCGCACCGCAACACTATCGGATACGACGCCCGGAGCCATCCTCTACTACACCACCGACGGAACCACGCCCACGCAGAACTCCACCGTCTACACCAGCCCCATCCTTGTACCGAAAGGCGCCACTCTGCGCGCTATCGCCCTCGCTCCCGCCTACCCGCCGAGCGGCGTGGCTGTAGCCGCCTTCCCGTCCACCGACGATGACACTTCCGGTACGTGCGAATAG
- a CDS encoding DUF5107 domain-containing protein, translating to MWQDAVDAMNPDNQTPADLPKLELPPAPAAEQGPVKAWHAPVSMLTYMPADPDPNPLFLEKRVYQGSSGRVYPLPVIDYIERNPHPHSWDAVHIENEFLRLMILPAIGGRIHVGVDKRTGYDFFYRQNVIKPALVGLAGPWISGGVEFNWPQHHRPATFMPVEIAIERDPDGSVTIWCSDHDPMARMKGMHGVCLYPGKAYVELKVRLYNRTLQTQTFLWWANVATHVHEHYQSFFPKDVRYAADHAKRAVTEYPFSHGLYYGIDYGERARTGVPSEELPSQFVPDGSYPPNDLGWYANIPVPTSYMIMGSRGDFFGGYDHRRRAGTVAYANRHIAPGKKQWTWGNHDFGYAWDRSLTDSDGPYVELMSGVYTDNQPDFSFLAPGETKTFSQYWYPIGDIGVPDLANLHAALRVEKSNGFVTLHLQVTENLLEAGLNVRIGKSEIARWTGNLTIADPLHLQLPTNGSSGSLEVILTEGARRVLRYAPDEIVPVPSPTVATEPPLPEGVASNDELFLNGLHLEQYRHPTRAPEIYWREAIKRDPGDSRCNLALGRWYLNRGEFDQAEKHLLASIARLTMRNPNPPDGEPHYTLGLALSYQERPDEAYDAFYKSTWNAAWRAPAYHRLAEIDCTRADWTAALDHLDRSLRAETDNLNARNLRTLVLRRLGRIADAAAFLADTRALDPLDIFSRWLATDVPPQDGQLLLDLALDLVRAGFLGEALSMLTAATPGTTAGVEPVLLYLQADILHRIGRLREGAAVRERARHADPAYVFPSRLEELFLLSKAVQENPGDPHAPYYLGNLLFDRRRYSEAIVMWERAVALETSFATPWRNLGIGYFNALHDPVRALQAFAKARSAAPSDARILYEYDQLLKRTGHALTERLAGLEANAAIVQERDDLSVELTALYNNLDQPHRALDLLLSHEFQPWEGGEGLVLSQYVRANVLLAHRSLHCGEPAAAIANLLAASNPPGNLSEAKHLLMNHSMIDYWLGMAHHDAGNRCEAEHHWTRAARQKGDFQQMQVQAVSENTYWSALALRRLGCEQDAFRAFRAILDYSVRLQSQTPKIDYFATSLPAMLLFEEDLARRQTITARFLEAQARLGLGEQADGLGLLEEVLAMDNAHTGAIDLLRFHRR from the coding sequence ATGTGGCAGGATGCGGTGGACGCAATGAACCCAGACAATCAGACGCCGGCCGATTTACCTAAATTGGAACTGCCGCCTGCGCCCGCAGCGGAACAAGGGCCCGTCAAGGCCTGGCACGCACCGGTCTCCATGCTCACCTACATGCCGGCAGACCCCGACCCCAATCCTCTTTTTCTCGAGAAGCGCGTCTACCAGGGCAGCAGCGGTCGTGTCTATCCACTGCCGGTAATTGATTACATTGAACGAAACCCGCATCCTCACTCCTGGGACGCCGTACACATCGAAAACGAATTCCTGCGTCTCATGATCTTGCCCGCTATCGGCGGCCGCATCCATGTTGGCGTCGATAAGCGCACCGGCTATGACTTCTTCTATCGCCAGAACGTCATCAAGCCTGCCCTCGTCGGCCTCGCCGGCCCTTGGATCTCAGGAGGCGTAGAATTCAACTGGCCTCAGCATCATCGCCCCGCCACATTTATGCCCGTGGAAATCGCCATCGAGCGCGATCCTGACGGTTCGGTCACAATCTGGTGCAGCGACCACGATCCCATGGCCCGCATGAAAGGCATGCACGGCGTCTGCCTCTATCCCGGCAAGGCGTACGTCGAGCTCAAAGTTCGCCTTTACAACCGTACTCTCCAAACCCAGACCTTTCTGTGGTGGGCCAACGTTGCCACCCACGTCCACGAGCACTACCAGTCGTTCTTTCCGAAAGATGTGCGCTACGCTGCCGATCATGCCAAGCGTGCCGTCACCGAATACCCCTTCAGCCATGGCCTTTATTACGGCATCGACTATGGCGAGCGCGCCCGCACTGGCGTTCCTTCCGAAGAATTGCCCAGCCAGTTCGTCCCCGATGGCTCCTACCCACCAAACGACCTGGGCTGGTACGCCAACATCCCCGTTCCCACCAGCTATATGATCATGGGCTCCCGTGGAGACTTCTTCGGCGGCTATGACCATCGCAGGCGCGCCGGCACTGTCGCGTACGCAAACCGCCACATCGCTCCCGGCAAAAAACAGTGGACCTGGGGCAACCACGACTTCGGCTACGCCTGGGACCGGAGCCTCACCGACAGTGACGGCCCTTACGTCGAGCTCATGTCCGGCGTCTACACCGACAATCAGCCGGACTTCTCGTTCCTCGCGCCTGGCGAAACTAAGACTTTCAGCCAATATTGGTACCCCATCGGCGACATCGGCGTCCCCGACCTCGCCAATTTGCACGCCGCTCTCCGCGTCGAGAAATCCAACGGATTCGTCACCCTCCACCTTCAGGTCACCGAAAATCTTCTTGAAGCGGGTCTCAACGTCCGCATCGGCAAATCGGAAATTGCGCGCTGGACCGGCAATCTTACGATCGCCGATCCGCTGCATCTGCAGCTCCCCACCAACGGGTCCTCCGGTTCTCTCGAAGTCATACTCACAGAGGGTGCTCGCCGCGTACTCCGCTATGCGCCGGACGAAATTGTGCCCGTGCCGTCTCCGACCGTCGCCACCGAGCCGCCCTTACCCGAAGGAGTGGCCAGCAACGACGAGCTTTTTCTGAACGGCCTCCACCTTGAGCAATATCGCCACCCTACCCGCGCGCCAGAGATCTACTGGCGCGAGGCCATTAAGCGCGACCCCGGCGACAGCCGCTGCAATCTTGCGCTGGGCCGTTGGTACCTGAATCGCGGCGAATTCGACCAGGCCGAGAAACATCTCCTTGCCTCCATCGCCCGCCTCACTATGCGCAACCCCAATCCGCCAGACGGCGAGCCACACTACACCCTTGGCCTGGCCCTCTCTTATCAGGAACGTCCAGATGAAGCTTACGACGCCTTCTATAAGAGCACGTGGAACGCCGCCTGGCGCGCTCCCGCTTATCACCGCCTTGCTGAGATCGACTGCACTCGCGCCGACTGGACAGCCGCGCTCGATCATCTCGACCGATCCCTCCGCGCGGAAACCGACAACCTTAATGCCCGCAATCTCCGCACGCTCGTGCTACGCCGTCTCGGCCGCATCGCAGATGCTGCAGCCTTCCTTGCGGATACCCGCGCCCTCGATCCTCTTGACATCTTCAGTCGCTGGCTGGCGACGGATGTGCCTCCTCAGGACGGCCAACTTCTGCTTGACCTCGCCCTCGACCTCGTGCGTGCAGGCTTCCTCGGCGAAGCGCTGTCGATGCTAACCGCCGCAACCCCAGGCACAACCGCCGGCGTCGAGCCGGTGCTGCTGTATTTGCAGGCCGACATTCTCCATCGCATCGGGCGTCTCCGCGAAGGCGCTGCCGTTCGCGAGCGCGCTCGCCACGCTGATCCGGCCTACGTCTTTCCCAGCCGCCTTGAAGAACTTTTCCTGCTTAGCAAAGCGGTGCAGGAAAATCCAGGCGATCCGCATGCACCCTACTATCTCGGCAATCTCCTGTTTGACCGCCGCCGCTACTCCGAAGCCATCGTGATGTGGGAGCGCGCCGTTGCACTTGAAACCTCCTTCGCCACTCCCTGGCGCAATCTCGGCATCGGGTACTTCAATGCGCTCCACGATCCCGTTCGCGCTCTGCAGGCATTCGCGAAAGCCCGCTCCGCCGCGCCATCCGATGCTCGCATCCTGTATGAATATGACCAGCTCCTGAAGCGCACTGGCCATGCTCTCACTGAGCGATTGGCCGGTCTCGAAGCTAATGCAGCGATTGTTCAAGAACGCGATGACCTCTCGGTCGAACTCACTGCGCTCTACAACAACCTCGATCAGCCCCATCGTGCTCTCGATCTTCTCCTCAGCCATGAATTTCAGCCATGGGAGGGAGGCGAGGGTCTTGTGCTGTCTCAGTATGTTCGTGCCAATGTGCTGCTGGCGCATCGTTCTCTGCATTGTGGAGAGCCTGCGGCGGCCATCGCCAACCTGCTTGCCGCATCCAACCCGCCCGGGAATCTCAGTGAAGCCAAACACCTGCTGATGAACCACAGCATGATTGACTACTGGCTCGGCATGGCGCACCACGATGCAGGCAATCGCTGCGAAGCCGAACATCACTGGACCCGCGCCGCTCGCCAGAAAGGCGACTTTCAGCAGATGCAGGTACAAGCCGTCTCGGAAAACACCTACTGGAGCGCCTTGGCCCTGCGTCGGCTCGGCTGCGAGCAGGATGCTTTCCGCGCCTTTCGAGCAATCCTCGACTACTCCGTTCGTCTTCAAAGCCAGACGCCGAAGATCGACTACTTCGCCACTTCCCTGCCCGCCATGCTTCTCTTCGAGGAAGACCTTGCCCGGCGCCAGACCATTACGGCTCGCTTCCTTGAAGCGCAAGCGCGACTCGGGCTCGGCGAGCAGGCAGACGGTCTCGGCCTGCTCGAAGAAGTACTCGCCATGGACAACGCCCATACAGGCGCGATCGATCTGCTCCGGTTCCACAGGAGATAG